The following are encoded in a window of Oncorhynchus mykiss isolate Arlee chromosome 11, USDA_OmykA_1.1, whole genome shotgun sequence genomic DNA:
- the slc25a37 gene encoding mitoferrin-1 isoform X2, with protein MQSLQPDPKAQYSSVYEALRRIVRTEGLLRPLRGLNITMLGAGPAHALYFACYEHVKRTLSEVIQNGGNSHIANGLAGCVATVLHDAVMNPAEVVKQRMQMYNSPYRNLLDCVGTIQRTEGLAAFYRSYSTQLAMNIPFQAVHFMTYELMQERLNPHRQYHPGSHVLSGAAAGAVSAAITTPLDVCKTLLNTQENVALSSIHISGHLTGMANAFRTVYRLGGMAAFFKGIQARVIYQMPSTAIAWSVYEFFKYVLTKQQMEREAGPAGPV; from the exons ATGCAAAGTTTGCAGCCAGACCCTAAGGCTCAGTACAGCAGCGTGTATGAGGCCCTAAGAAGGATCGTCCGGACGGAGGGTCTCCTCagacccctgaggggcctcaACATCACAATGCTGGGGGCCGGCCCTGCCCACGCCCTCTACTTTGCCTGCTACGAACATGTCAAGCGCACACTCAGCGAGGTCATTCAGAATGGAGGAAACAGCCACATAGCCAATG GACTGGCAGGCTGTGTGGCCACTGTGCTGCATGACGCAGTCATGAACCCAGCTGAAG TGGTGAAACAGCGGATGCAGATGTACAACTCTCCCTACCGGAACCTGTTGGACTGTGTTGGGACTATACAGCGCACTGAAGGGCTCGCAGCCTTCTACCGCAGCTACAGCACACAGCTGGCCATGAACATTCCCTTCCAGGCTGTCCACTTCATGACATATGAGCTGATGCAGGAGCGGCTCAACCCCCACAGACAGTACCACCCTGGCAGCCACGTGTTGTCTGGTGCTGCGGCGGGGGCCGTATCTGCAGCCATAACCACCCCGCTGGACGTGTGTAAGACCCTGCTCAACACACAGGAGAACGTAGCGCTCAGCTCCATACACATCAGTGGTCACCTCACAGGCATGGCCAACGCCTTCAGGACAGTGTATCGCCTCGGTGGCATGGCTGCCTTCTTCAAAGGGATCCAGGCCCGGGTCATATACCAGATGCCCTCCACTGCCAtcgcctggtcagtctatgaGTTCTTTAAGTATGTCCTGACCAAGCAGCAGATGGAGCGTGAGGCTGGGCCAGCTGGCCCAGTCTGA